The following coding sequences are from one Streptomyces sp. NBC_01232 window:
- a CDS encoding DUF6153 family protein produces MTGREPRTAPRVLMRLTMMLVLALTVGLLGMHALGPAAALPSPVTVEHTSHHVATTDAGPHHLCPHDDHDTGRHTSHADTMCASGSLPSAPDITAPDNVPITGTEHADADAVAPVPNLLSAACEAAGRRAPPSLAELQLLRI; encoded by the coding sequence ATGACCGGCCGCGAGCCCCGCACGGCACCACGGGTGCTGATGCGGCTCACCATGATGCTCGTCCTGGCCCTCACCGTCGGGCTGCTCGGTATGCACGCCCTGGGCCCTGCGGCCGCTCTGCCGTCGCCGGTCACCGTCGAGCACACGTCCCACCACGTGGCGACGACAGATGCCGGTCCGCACCACCTATGCCCCCACGACGACCACGACACGGGCCGCCACACCAGCCACGCGGACACGATGTGCGCCTCCGGGTCCCTGCCCAGTGCCCCCGACATCACCGCACCGGACAACGTACCCATCACCGGCACGGAGCACGCCGACGCCGATGCCGTTGCCCCCGTGCCGAACCTGCTCTCAGCGGCCTGCGAAGCCGCCGGAAGACGGGCGCCACCCTCGCTCGCCGAACTCCAGCTCCTGCGGATATAG